Genomic window (Vibrio pomeroyi):
TGCGAAGGTTGCGCCTCCGCCGACGCCTGCAATACCGAATGAAGCAATGGCAATCACGGCGATCAGTTGTAGAAGAAAGCTCAGGTCAATTGGGATACCCATGACTTGTGCGGCCATGATGGCGAGCATTGCTGGGTAAATTCCGGCACAACCGTTTTGGCCAATACTGGTACCGAATGTTGCCGACATATTGGCTGTTTCTTCGTCCACTCCAAGGCGTTGAGTCTGTGTTTCTACGTTTAGTGGAATAGCGGCCATGCTTGAGCGAGAACCGAAGCCGAACACCAACACAGGCCAAGTTTTTTTTGCGAATGTCTTTGGAGACAAACCAAACAAACCAACAAGTACAAGGTGAACCACAAACATCACTGCGATTGCTGCGTAGCTTGCGATTACGAATCGACCCATTTCAGAGAGTGCGAACAAATCGTTGTTCATCATGAACTTGGTCATTAAAGCGAACACGCCATAAGGGGTAAGCTTTAGGATTTCTCGAACCATCGATAGAACGACTTCTTTCGCAGCATTGATGAAATCAACAAAGCTTTGTACTTTTTCGGGCTTGCGCTTTTTCACCTGCAAGATGCTGAAACCAAGGAACATACCGAATAGAACCGTCGATAACGTTGAGGTTCTTTCTGCACCCGTCAGCATCTCAAAAATATTGGCAGGGATGATAGACAGCACCAAGCTTGTGAAGGTGTTGCTAGACATCAGTTCTTGAGTCGAAAGCAAACTATCACTGCGCGCTTCAATGGCCGTATTCGTGCCCATC
Coding sequences:
- a CDS encoding cation:dicarboxylase symporter family transporter, with translation MSLTLLALSAIFLGFYVVLSRFKKQKKSFNFRVLSALVGGLLFGGIIQVALGTDSAVGLQFSDLISLFGNGYVKLLQMIVIPLVFVAMTASIMNVEGTSALSKIAPKVIGVLIFSVTISAVIGIASIYLFNIDANSLVHAMGTNTAIEARSDSLLSTQELMSSNTFTSLVLSIIPANIFEMLTGAERTSTLSTVLFGMFLGFSILQVKKRKPEKVQSFVDFINAAKEVVLSMVREILKLTPYGVFALMTKFMMNNDLFALSEMGRFVIASYAAIAVMFVVHLVLVGLFGLSPKTFAKKTWPVLVFGFGSRSSMAAIPLNVETQTQRLGVDEETANMSATFGTSIGQNGCAGIYPAMLAIMAAQVMGIPIDLSFLLQLIAVIAIASFGIAGVGGGATFAAVAVLTIMGLDITIVAILVSIEALIDMARTALNISGSMLSGVLTAKTNGSLNAEQYKTQAPSNTTNSEIPA